In the Camelus ferus isolate YT-003-E chromosome 34, BCGSAC_Cfer_1.0, whole genome shotgun sequence genome, one interval contains:
- the LOC116661312 gene encoding translation initiation factor IF-2-like, with protein MKFRALLAPATPSPPLSTRAAGSGRTEAAPKAPRRRRRLLSGCSQSPAGRGSRQLLSTSADPRAKQHASCASLPGAEPVSGGGEEAGPSGRRLGADPGPPRPGPPPRPGSGGLLAASTPRRREQRVRGARAARTRPGHARGSEKAGAGAGLSQVLRPGVRPPPRTGSGRGWATVPSPPPHPTQLPALPLGCQFLDPSSANYLGFGE; from the exons ATGAAG TTCCGAGCTCTTCTGGCGCCCGcgaccccctccccgcccctctccACCCGCGCTGCGGGCTCCGGCAGGACGGAGGCAGCCCCGAAGgctccgcggcggcggcggcggctcctctCTGGCTGCTCGCAAAGTCCGGCCGGCCGAGGCAGCCGGCAACTCCTCTCAACTTCTGCCGATCCGCGGGCGAAGCAACACGCTTCCTGCGCGTCCCTCCCGGGGGCTGAGCCGGtgagtgggggcggggaggaggctgggccgAGCGGGCGGCGGCTGGGCGCAGACCCAGGGCCCCCGCGCCCCGGGCCGCCCCCTCGCCCGGGCTCCGGGGGTCTCTTGGCCGCCTCCACTCCCAGGCGCCGTGAACAACGTGTGCGGGGGGCGAGGGCTGCGCGGACGCGGCCGGGCCACGCGAGAGGCTCTGAGAAGGCAGGCGCCGGAGCTGGGCTCTCGCAGGTCCTCAGACCCGGTGTGCGTCCTCCCCCCAGGACAGGCTCGGGGCGAGGCTGGGCCACCGtcccctcgcccccaccccaccccacccaactcCCAGCGCTCCCGCTCGGCTGCCAGTTCCTGGATCCTTCCTCTGCGAACTACTTGGGGTTTGGGGAGTGA